A stretch of the Streptosporangium sp. NBC_01755 genome encodes the following:
- a CDS encoding serpin family protein, giving the protein MRRLFPALLAVAVLSSCAMAEPNVITAEGVRREVPENPPVAETVRGLTSFGHALFAATASPGANAVLSPLSIGYAFGLARAGASKDTATELDRVFGFPSAGPHTSLNALTRQIITTEDPPPHPVVPGTERDAGDTPEAAIVGMANGLFTQEGLGVKAEFLRTLAAQYGAGVRQVDFAGDGAKVIDAWVEEQTAGRIRKVFGNLDPRTRLVIANALYLKAEWTTPFVEPAEEGASFTRADGTAVRTALMRRDGGLPYAAGPGWQAVELRYAGGDLAMWVLVPRAGGSPGDLLSPAVMAQVAGGLRERPVRLAMPRWDFSTSLDLTEPLGKLGLRGADYSGITDDASLDQAVHRANITVDEWGTEAAAVTGLAFTVSAPAVPEAEVRADHPFAFAIVHRPTLTPLFIGQVGDPTAGN; this is encoded by the coding sequence ATGCGCCGACTGTTTCCCGCCCTGCTGGCCGTCGCCGTCCTCTCGTCGTGTGCCATGGCCGAGCCCAACGTGATCACCGCGGAGGGGGTGCGGCGGGAGGTCCCGGAGAACCCTCCGGTCGCGGAGACCGTGCGTGGTCTGACGTCCTTCGGACACGCCCTGTTCGCCGCGACCGCGAGCCCCGGCGCCAACGCGGTCCTGTCGCCCCTGAGCATCGGTTACGCCTTCGGCCTGGCGAGGGCGGGTGCCTCCAAGGACACCGCGACCGAGCTCGACAGGGTCTTCGGCTTCCCCTCAGCAGGACCGCACACCTCGCTCAACGCGCTCACCAGGCAGATCATCACGACCGAGGACCCGCCACCCCACCCTGTTGTCCCAGGCACGGAGCGGGATGCCGGGGATACCCCCGAAGCGGCGATCGTCGGCATGGCCAACGGGCTGTTCACCCAGGAGGGCCTGGGCGTCAAGGCGGAGTTCCTGCGCACGCTCGCGGCGCAGTACGGTGCGGGCGTGCGCCAGGTGGACTTCGCCGGGGACGGCGCGAAGGTCATCGACGCCTGGGTCGAGGAGCAGACGGCCGGGCGGATCAGGAAGGTGTTCGGCAACCTGGACCCGCGAACCAGGCTGGTCATCGCCAACGCCCTCTACCTCAAGGCCGAGTGGACGACTCCGTTCGTCGAACCAGCCGAGGAAGGCGCCTCCTTCACCCGCGCGGACGGTACGGCCGTGCGTACGGCCCTGATGCGCCGCGACGGCGGCCTCCCGTACGCGGCGGGGCCCGGCTGGCAGGCCGTGGAGCTGCGGTATGCCGGCGGTGACCTGGCCATGTGGGTTCTCGTGCCGCGAGCGGGCGGCTCTCCCGGCGACCTGCTCTCTCCCGCCGTAATGGCACAGGTGGCCGGCGGGCTCAGGGAACGGCCGGTGAGGCTCGCCATGCCACGCTGGGACTTCTCCACGAGCCTGGACCTGACGGAGCCGCTCGGGAAGCTGGGACTGCGGGGGGCCGACTACTCCGGTATCACCGACGACGCCTCTCTTGACCAGGCCGTCCACCGCGCCAACATCACCGTGGACGAGTGGGGCACCGAGGCCGCCGCCGTCACCGGCCTCGCCTTCACCGTGTCGGCCCCCGCCGTGCCCGAGGCCGAGGTCCGCGCCGACCACCCGTTCGCCTTCGCGATCGTCCACCGGCCGACGCTGACCCCGCTGTTCATCGGTCAGGTCGGCGACCCCACCGCCGGGAACTGA